The Ficedula albicollis isolate OC2 chromosome 6, FicAlb1.5, whole genome shotgun sequence genome has a window encoding:
- the ZNF503 gene encoding zinc finger protein 503, which translates to MITSPSLSAIRSSKRSSSLSEPGGSPRRSRSAADLAGPNGHAGNNGSSAAAKPCFHAVPPSDPLRQANRLPIKVLKMLTARTGHILHPEYLQPLPSTPVSPIELDAKKSPLALLAQTCSQIGKPDPSPSSKLSSVTSNGSGGDKDSKSGPLKLSDIGVEDKSSFKPYSKPGAEKKEPGAAGCAGAPAAGVAAGEKSGFRVPSATCQPFTPRTGSPNSSASACSPGLLPAEGKGGEDKKDSEGCGKSGSSGSEGGPGTTSISHSRISVSCAGINVEVNQHQESTPGSKPIASDSASSCSSTTATSSTSVLGSGLVAPVSPYKPGQTVFPLPPAGMSYPGTLAGAYAGYPPQFLPHGVALDPTKSSSLVGAQLAAASSLGCSKPAGSSPLAGASPPSVMTASLCRDPYCLSYHCASHLAGAAGASCAHDQALKSGYPLVYPTHPLHSVHSSLTGATPPSLAGHPLYPYGFMLPNDPQPHICNWVSANGPCDKRFATSEELLSHLRTHTAFPGTDKLLSSYPSSSSLASAAAAAMACHMHIPTTGAPGSPGTLALRSPHHALGLGSRYHPYSKSPLPTPGAPVPVPAATGPYYSPYALYGQRLTTASALGYQ; encoded by the exons ATGATCACATCGCCCTCGCTTTCTGCTATAAGAAGTAGTAAGcgcagcagcagcctcagcgAGCCCGGAGGCAGCCCCCGCCGCAGCCGCAGCGCCGCCGACCTCGCCGGGCCGAACGGGCACGCTGGGAATAACGGCAGCAGCGCCGCCGCCAAGCCCTGCTTCCACGCCGTCCCCCCCTCGGACCCGCTACGCCAAGCCAACCGCCTTCCCATCAAAGTCTTGAAAATGCTCACGGCGCGGACTGGACACATTCTACACCCTGAATACCTGCAGCCTTTACCCTCCACGCCCGTCAGCCCCATCGAG CTGGATGCAAAGAAGAGCCCCCTGGCCCTTTTGGCACAAACTTGCTCGCAGATAGGGAAGCCTGACCCGTCCCCTTCCTCCAAACTCTCCTCGGTCACCTCCAATGGCTCCGGAGGGGACAAGGACTCCAAGTCGGGCCCCTTGAAGCTCAGCGACATCGGCGTGGAGGACAAATCGAGCTTCAAGCCGTACTCCAAGCCGGGCGCGGAGAAGAAGGAGCCGGGGGCGGCGGGCTGCGCGGGCGCCCCCGCCGCGGGGGTCGCGGCCGGGGAGAAGTCGGGATTCCGGGTGCCGAGCGCCACCTGCCAGCCGTTCACCCCAAGGACAGGCAGCCCCAACTCCAGCGCCTCCGCCTGCTCGCCCGGGCTGCTGCCGGCCGAGGGAAAAGGCGGGGAGGACAAGAAGGACTCGGAG ggcTGCGGAAAGAGCGGCAGCTCCGGCTCGGAGGGAGGCCCGGGCACCACCAGCATCAGCCACAGCCGGATTAGCGTGAGCTGTGCCGGGATTAACGTGGAGGTCAACCAGCACCAGGAGAGTACGCCGGGCTCCAAGCCCATCGCATCGGACTCcgcctcctcctgcagcagcaccaccgCCACCTCCTCCACCTCCGTTCTGGGCTCCGGCCTCGTGGCCCCCGTCTCCCCTTACAAGCCGGGCCAGACCGTTTTCCCCCTGCCCCCGGCGGGCATGAGCTACCCGGGGACGCTGGCTGGAGCCTACGCCGGCTACCCGCCACAGTTCCTGCCGCACGGAGTGGCTCTGGACCCCACCAAATCCTCCAGCCTGGTGGGGGCCCAGCTGGCcgctgccagcagcctgggctgcagcaagcCGGCGGGGTCGAGCCCGCTGGCGGGCGCGTCGCCGCCGTCGGTGATGACGGCGAGCCTGTGCCGAGACCCCTACTGCCTGAGCTACCACTGCGCCAGCCACCTGGCAGGCGCCGCCGGAGCCTCCTGCGCCCACGACCAAGCCCTCAAGTCCGGATACCCCCTCGTCTACCCCACCCACCCTTTGCACAGCGTCCACTCCTCGCTGACCGGCGCCACGCCGCCTTCGCTAGCCGGCCACCCTTTGTACCCCTACGGCTTCATGCTGCCCAATGACCCCCAGCCACATATCTGCAACTGGGTGTCGGCCAACGGACCCTGCGACAAGCGCTTTGCCACCTCGGAGGAGCTGCTTAGCCACTTGCGGACCCATACTGCCTTCCCGGGCACCGATAAACTGCTCTCCAGCTACCCCAGCTCCTCGTCGCTGGCCAGCGCAGCGGCTGCAGCCATGGCGTGCCACATGCACATCCCCACGACGGGCGCCCCGGGCAGCCCGGGCACGCTGGCCTTGCGCAGCCCGCACCACGCGCTGGGACTCGGCAGCCGCTACCACCCCTACTCCAAGagccccctgcccacccccgGGGCCCCCGTGCCCGTGCCCGCTGCCACCGGACCCTACTACTCCCCTTACGCACTCTATGGGCAGAGACTCACCACAGCCTCGGCCCTGGGGTACCAGTGA